DNA from Desulfuromonas thiophila:
TGGCTGAGCTGCAGGAACCGGCTGTGAGCGGCACTCTGGTGTTGCTGAGTGCGCAGCAGACTCTGGCGTAACGCAGGGCTGAGAGCTGTCTCAGTTAATCCTTGCGGCGGGGTGACCGTCGTGGCCGGCAGGCTGGCGCCAGGGCTCTTTGTCGCGTTCTGCGCGCTGACAGTCCTTTGCGCCAGAGCCGGCAGGCGGATATCTCCCAGACCATGACGCAGGATGACCGGCGGCCCGGCCGGAACCGGCGGTGCCGAGGGTTGAGCTGGGGCAGGGAAAAACAGGCTGGGGTCGCACGGATAGCCTTCCGCCAGCAGTTGCGCCAGCAGCCGGCCAAAGCTCTGTTGCGGTGTCTGGCCGCGCACGCAGGTGGGCAGGGCCAGATGTGGTCGCTGACCGAGAATGCGGCCGATCATGCGCGAGCAGGAATTGCCACTGCCGGTTTCGATGAACAGGCGGGCACCATCAGCGTAGGCCCGTTCGATGACCCGGGTGAAATCGATGGTGTCGGTCGCCTGAGCCAGAATAGCCCCGGCGCATTGCTCCGTTGTGGCCTCGTAGGGCTGGCCGCTGGCGCAGCTGTACAGGCTCAGGCCCGGTTGTGGTTGGGTATCGAAGAGGTGCAGGGCGCGGTAAGCGTCAGCCACCACACCAGCAACCGGGCAATGCACGGTGGTGACCCCCCGTAGTTCGATGAACGGGCAGGGCCGTTTGTCGGCTAGGCGTGCGACCAGCTGCTGCACGGCCTGACGCTGCCCGCCGATCACGCATTCGTCCGGCGTGTTGATGATCAGCAGGTAGGCCCGTTCCAGTCCGGCCAGGGCGCCGCGCACCCGTTGTGCTGGGCGGGGCACGACACCGAGACACCAGTCGACCGCTTCAGTGGCGGGTAGCTGCCACAGCTGGCGGGCCGCCTCGCAGGGGCCGGCCAATTGACGGCTGAACAGGGGCGAGGCCTCAATGCGTTCAAGCATGGCATCACGCTCCTGCCAGAAGCCGAGGCTGAACAGGCTGGAGGATTCGCCCAGGCTGTAGCCGATGGCCAGCTGTGGCTGCACACCAAACTGGCGCACCGTGTCGCTCAGAGCGGTGCAGAGGGCCACGTGGGCAATGATCAGGCAGTTATGATCCTGCTCGATAACGGCTGGATCGCAAGCGCACCAGAAGTTGTCAGGCTGATACTGATCGCGCAGACGCTGGTTCTGGCGATGCTGGGCTTCAAACACGCCAGGCCAGCACAAACCCAGCTGGCGGCCCATGTCGTTGAAATGGTTGCCACTGCCGGGGAACACGAAGGCCAGTTTGGCCCCTTCGCCTGCCAGGGGCTGGGGAGCGTAAAACAGCTTGCCGCGACTGCAGGCCGGCCGACCGACAGCGGTCCGGCCGTCAAGGCGTTGGGTCGGCTGGTGTCGCAGATGTTGCTGCGCGAAATGCAGCTGTTCGGCCAGTTCCGCCGGACTATCTGCCAGCAGACTCAGGCAGCAGGGCGCAACCGCAGCGGCAGGCTGACTGTGCCACCAGTGTGCTGCCCGTTCGTTCAGCGGTTGTTCCGGAGAATCCTGCAACCGCTGCGCCAGCTGCTGCAGGTTTTCGGCCAGGGCAGCCGCATTGCTGGCACGACAGATAAACAGGGCCGGGCCGGGCAAGGCCAGCGGCTGGGCCGGAGGCAGCCTGTGTGCCGAATCAGAAGGTGCTGGGGCTTCCCGCAGCACCAGCAGTTGGCATTGGCCGCCGGTGGCTGTGCCGCTGATCAGGGCGCGGCGCGGTCCCTCAACGGCGTTGTGCAGCCAGTAACGTGGTCGGCAGTCACCCTGTGACGGTAGCAAGCGATGGTGCAGGGCCAGGGCACCGCACAATACCGCCAGCAGACCACTGGCTTCGCCGGCCTGACCGTAGCGCGCGGTCAGGGGGATAGCCGTCAGCGATTCCCTGGCGGGGTCGGTCGGGCTGTCAGGCCCGCTGGCAAGGCGCAGACCGAAACTGTCGGCAGTCAGGGCCGGCAAGCGCAGCTGTGTTTGCAAGGCGGCAAGGCACTTCTGCGGCAGCGCATCGGTGATGCCGAGCAGATCGGCCGTTGCCGCCGTGGCAGCGGTTTCGGCCTCAATCAGGGCGAAGATGGTGGCACCACTGGCCTGGGCATCACTGAGGCGCTGCAATACCAGAGCACAGGCTCCTTCGCTGATCGGCGCGGTGCGACCCAACTGCTGGTTGCTGAGCTGGGCGCGAATGTCTCCCGGCAGATCGACGGCGCCGACCAATGCCAGATCGATTTCACCTCGCTGCAGGGCGCCTGTGGCACTCTGCAGAGCCTGCAGGCCGGAGTTTTCCTCGCTGGCGAGGGTGAAGCTGGGACCGCCGACACCGAAGGCGCGGGCAATGCGGCTGGCGACCACGCTGCCCAGCGCTCCCATGGTGCGGTTGGCGGTCAGGGGCGGGCAGAGGGCATCGCGCAGCTGTGTCAGCAGCGCTGGATCGTCCGCCTGCGTGTCGCTCAGGTGGCCCTGCTGACGGGCCTGTTGCAGCAGCAAAGGCAGTGACCAGCGCAGACTGAAGGAGGTTGCGGCCAGATCCAGGCCGGTACCGATGAAAACCCCCGTGCGTTCGTGATTGGTTTGGTCACAGCCTGTCGCGGCCAAGACTGCGGCCGCGCAGCGTAACATCAACGCCTGGCGCGGCAGCATCTCAGCCATCTCGGTCGGAGGAATACGGAACTGGCCAGCGTTGAGTTGCAGATCGGCCAGATAGTGGCCCTGGCAGGGGCTGAAGCCTTCCTGTTGCCACCAGCGGCGCTGCGGCGCACCGCCCCAGTGTTGAGGTGAGGTGGGTAACGCAGTGGTCTGCTCTGTTTCGGCGAACAGCTGCTGCCGCAGTGCTGCCACGGTCTGCCAAGGCCCAAGTTCGACATTAAGTCCGATAATGGCGATGGGCTCGGGAGCCTGTGCGGCTGGCTGCGGGACGGTTGTTGCGCCACGACCCGATCGCTTCTGCAGTTCAAGCCCTTCTTCAAGCAGCAGATGGGCATTGATGCCGCCAAAGCCGAAGGCACTGACTGCTGCCCGCCGTGGATGGTCTGATGGCTGTGGCCAGGGGCGGGGTTGGCGCAGTACCTCGAAGGGCGTGCCAGGTTCGACCAGGGGAGCAAGGGGCTCGCAGAAGTTGGCTGTTGGCGGCAGGGTCTGGTGCTTCAGCGCCAGCAGGGTCTTGATGACAGCGGCAGCGCCGGCGGCGGTCAGCAGATGGCCGATGTTGGCCTTGACAGCGCCCAGGACGCAACGGCGCTGGCTGTGGTTGCCCCACAGGGCCTGGAGACTGGCGCATTCCACGGCGTCACCCACGGGTGTACCGGTGGCATGGCACTCGATGTGATCGACATCCTGGGGCTGCCAGCCAGCGCTGGCGTAGGCGGCCCGCATGGCGCGCAGTTGACCGGCGCTGGAGGGGGCCAGCAGACTGCCACCGATGTCGTTGGACAGTCCGATAGCCGCGATGGTGGCATAGATCCGATCGCCATCGCGCAGGGCGTCGACGGTGCGCTTGAGAACCAGCAGGCCGGCGCCTTCGCCGACGACCAGGCCATCGCCCTGACGGTCAAAGGGCGCGCAGATGCCGCGCGGCGATAGCGCACGCAGCTGGGAAAAACCCATTTGAGTGTAGAGCGAGTCCGGCCGGGCGACACCGCCGGCCAGCATCAGATCAGCTCGACCGCTGCGCAGTTCTTCGACGGCCAGCTTGATGGCGTAGAGGGAAGAGGCACAGGCGGCATCCAGGGTGAAACAGCGACCGCCCAGCCCCAGCGCCTTGGCCAGTAACGCGGCGGGCAGGCCGGTCATGAAGCGGTTGCGGGCGTCCGGTTTGTGGGCCGGAGGAACCTGGCCGAGCAGCTGCTCCGCCAGACTGCGTCCCAGGTAGTCCCAGGCCAGCTGGCTGGTGGTCACGCTGGGCAGAGCTAGATTGCCGAGGATTACGCCGGCACGCTGACGTTGCTGGGTGCTGACACGGGCATCGAAAAAGGCCTGGCTACCGGCAATCAGCACCAGCTGGAACAGGGGGTCAAGGTGTGCTGGCAAAGCAGGATCAATCTGCAAGGAATCCAGCGGCAGTTGCAGCAATTCATCGCGGATGAAACAGGCGCGGCGGGAATAAAGAGCGTCGGGCCGGCCTTTGTCTGGATGGTAATAGTCTTCCAGTGACAGTGGCCAGCGTCCGGCAGGAGGTTCGCTGGC
Protein-coding regions in this window:
- a CDS encoding type I polyketide synthase translates to MISAHSVAIVGIGGLFPEAPTLEHFWQLIHNGESVASEPPAGRWPLSLEDYYHPDKGRPDALYSRRACFIRDELLQLPLDSLQIDPALPAHLDPLFQLVLIAGSQAFFDARVSTQQRQRAGVILGNLALPSVTTSQLAWDYLGRSLAEQLLGQVPPAHKPDARNRFMTGLPAALLAKALGLGGRCFTLDAACASSLYAIKLAVEELRSGRADLMLAGGVARPDSLYTQMGFSQLRALSPRGICAPFDRQGDGLVVGEGAGLLVLKRTVDALRDGDRIYATIAAIGLSNDIGGSLLAPSSAGQLRAMRAAYASAGWQPQDVDHIECHATGTPVGDAVECASLQALWGNHSQRRCVLGAVKANIGHLLTAAGAAAVIKTLLALKHQTLPPTANFCEPLAPLVEPGTPFEVLRQPRPWPQPSDHPRRAAVSAFGFGGINAHLLLEEGLELQKRSGRGATTVPQPAAQAPEPIAIIGLNVELGPWQTVAALRQQLFAETEQTTALPTSPQHWGGAPQRRWWQQEGFSPCQGHYLADLQLNAGQFRIPPTEMAEMLPRQALMLRCAAAVLAATGCDQTNHERTGVFIGTGLDLAATSFSLRWSLPLLLQQARQQGHLSDTQADDPALLTQLRDALCPPLTANRTMGALGSVVASRIARAFGVGGPSFTLASEENSGLQALQSATGALQRGEIDLALVGAVDLPGDIRAQLSNQQLGRTAPISEGACALVLQRLSDAQASGATIFALIEAETAATAATADLLGITDALPQKCLAALQTQLRLPALTADSFGLRLASGPDSPTDPARESLTAIPLTARYGQAGEASGLLAVLCGALALHHRLLPSQGDCRPRYWLHNAVEGPRRALISGTATGGQCQLLVLREAPAPSDSAHRLPPAQPLALPGPALFICRASNAAALAENLQQLAQRLQDSPEQPLNERAAHWWHSQPAAAVAPCCLSLLADSPAELAEQLHFAQQHLRHQPTQRLDGRTAVGRPACSRGKLFYAPQPLAGEGAKLAFVFPGSGNHFNDMGRQLGLCWPGVFEAQHRQNQRLRDQYQPDNFWCACDPAVIEQDHNCLIIAHVALCTALSDTVRQFGVQPQLAIGYSLGESSSLFSLGFWQERDAMLERIEASPLFSRQLAGPCEAARQLWQLPATEAVDWCLGVVPRPAQRVRGALAGLERAYLLIINTPDECVIGGQRQAVQQLVARLADKRPCPFIELRGVTTVHCPVAGVVADAYRALHLFDTQPQPGLSLYSCASGQPYEATTEQCAGAILAQATDTIDFTRVIERAYADGARLFIETGSGNSCSRMIGRILGQRPHLALPTCVRGQTPQQSFGRLLAQLLAEGYPCDPSLFFPAPAQPSAPPVPAGPPVILRHGLGDIRLPALAQRTVSAQNATKSPGASLPATTVTPPQGLTETALSPALRQSLLRTQQHQSAAHSRFLQLSQQLLQLSSQQLARQPVTVAPSQPSVPGRNLPPTPPPVSVSAPEALRFDRRQCLEFAIGSIGTMLGERFAAIDRHPTRVRLPDEPLMLVDRILTLEGEPCSLSQGRVVTEHDVTADRWYLDSGRIPTCVAVEAGQADLFLSAWLGIDFQTRGLAVYRLLDAVVRFHGPLPGPGAVIRYDIRIERFFRQGDTWLFRFAFDSTVDGRPLLTMRNGCAGFFSQTELNAGRGIIQTALDLRPQTGKRPADWLELVPLALEQYDSQQLQALRQGDLAGCFGSAFAHLPLQRPLGLPGGKLELVDRVTRLDPAGGRFGLGQIRAEMDVQPDDWFLTCHFCDDQVMPGTLMYECCLHCLRLYLMRLGWVCEQDEAVWEPVAGVDSQLKCRGQVTASTRTVTYEVSLKELGYHPAPYAIVDALMYADGKAIVEIGNMSVQLSGMTREVLEQRWQQAHVTSPAPRPVTTTAGGRKPALYDYDRILAFSAGKPSEAFGEPYRIFDAERRIARLPRPPFQFLDRITAIAAEPWRMVAGGHIEAQYDVPADAWYFAANRSRQMPFCVLLEIALQPCGWLAAYVGSALTSPVDLCFRNLDGTARQLRPVDRNSGTLTTQVTLTRVSSSGGMIIQGYDFCVHDQQGPVYQGETLFGFFTAAALANQVGLRTAQPYLVSAKEQASGAPFDYPSQPPFPDQQLRMLDRIELFCPAGGPAGAGWIRGSKQVDPQEWFFAAHFYQDPVCPGSLGLESFLQLLRVIAAHHWGEEAAGNLQLTSAPHQWSYRGQIIPTNRQVRVEACIEALDHQRQELCASGLLSVDGKIIYQMQQFHCHCQPPVSVGGRNSRAGEADAS